From the Micromonospora echinofusca genome, the window GAGCGCCTTGGGCAGGCCGGGCACCAGGGTCGACGGTGCCGGGACGTCCTTGTCGACGTGCTGCCAGGCGACGTCGACCGGGCGGTCCCCGTCGTAGGGCACCCGGCCCGTGAGCATCTCGAACAGCACGATGCCGGCGGAGTAGACGTCGGTGCGGGGGTCGGCGTGCCCGTCGGTGACCAGCTCCGGGGCCACGTACGCGACCGTGGCCATCAGCTGGTTGCCGTCCTCCTCGGCGCTCGCCTCGACCGCCCGGGCCAGCCCGAAGTCGGCGACCTTGACCACGCTGTCGATCAGGTTGGCCACGCCGCCGGTGGGAGCCTCGGCGACCAGCACGTTCTCCGGCTTCACGTCGCGGTGCACCAGCCCCGCCCGGTGCGCGGCGGCGATCGCGGCGAGCATCTGCTCGGCGATGGCCAGCGCCTCGTCGGGGTTGAGCCGGCGTCGCTCGGCGAGCACGTCGCGCAGGGTGCGACCGCGGACGTACTCCATCACGAGGTAGGGCAGGCCGGAGTGGGTGCCCTGGTCGTAGACCGCGACGACGTTGGGGTGGGTCAGCCGGGCGATGGTCTTCGCCTCGTCGGTGAACCGCGCCACGAAGCCCGCTGCCCGGGTCTGCGCGTCCGGGGCCTGGGACGGGTGAATGATCTTGACCGCCACGGTGCGCTCGAGGCGCTCGTCGGTGGCGGTGTACACGGTCGCCATGCCGCCACGCGCCACGCGACCGCGGATGCGGTAGCGCCCGTCGATCAGCGAGCCCAGCAACGTGTCGGCGACCTGTGTGTCCATCGGCAGGGAGTCTATGTGTCCAGGAGGTGAAGGTTGAACAGGATGCTACAGATGGGGTGCGACCACGACTGGATCGCCGCGCTCGTTTCCCCTCGCCGCCCTGCTCAGCCGGCTCGTCGGGGTGCCGTTCGCCCGGCCGGACGGGACGTGGCAGGGTGGTCCGGTGACCGACTCAGTACCCGCCGACCGGGCCGTGCCCGGCCCCGAATCCGCCGCCGGCCCCACCGACGCCGCCGACTGGCTGACCCTGCCGGACGTGGCCGAGCGCCTCGACGTGTCGATCAGCAAGGTCCACCAGATGATCCGCGACCGGGAGTTGATCGCGGTACGCCGCGACGGCGTCCGCCGGATGCCGGCCGACCTGGTGGCCAACAAGACGGTGCTCAAGCACCTGCCCGGCGTGCTCAACCTGCTGGCCGACGCGGGCTACGACGACGAGGCCGCGCTGCGCTGGCTCTACGAGCCGGACGACACCCTGCCCGGCACCACCCCCGCGAAGGCGCTCGCCGGCGACCAGGCCCGCGAGGTGAAGCGCCGGGCCCAGGCCCTGGGCTTCTGACCCACTCCCAGCCTCGTCTCCACCCCCGCCCGTTCCCGCGCGGGGGTGGGGGCGAGCCCGCGCCGGTGGCCGGTCAGTCGGCGCGGCGCGTGGCGGCGATGGCCAGGTCGACCAGGGCCTGCCGGGCCTCGGTGTCCAGGTCGACGGCGGCCAGCGCGGCCAGCGCGGTGTCGGTCAGCACGCCGATCCGCTGCTCCGTACGCGCCAGCGCCCCACTGCCGTCGATCAGCTCGCGCAGCCGGGCGATCCCGGCCGCGTCCAGCCCCGGGTCGCCGAGCCCGCCGAGCAGCACGTCCCGACCCGCCCCGTCGATCGTCTCCAGGGCCGCCGCCACCAGGTACGTCCGCTTGCCCTCGCGCAGGTCGTCGCCGGCCGGCTTGCCGGTCTGGGCGGGATCGCCGAACACCCCCAGCACGTCGTCGCGCAGCTGGAACGCCTCGCCCAGCGGCAGCCCGTACGCGGAGTACGCCGCCCGGACCTCCGCCGGCGCGTCGGCCAGCGCCGCACCGACCAGCAGTGGCCGTTCGACGGTGTACTTCGCCGACTTGTAGCGGGCCACCTTGCCGGCCCGCTCCACCGACGTGTCCCCGGTGACCTGGGTCAGCACGTCGAGGTACTGCCCGACGGTGACCTCGGTGCGCATGGCGTCGAAGACCGGCCGGGCCCGGGCCACCGTGCGCGGGTCCAGCCCGGCGGAGTGCAGCAGCTCGTCCGACCAGACCAGGGCCAGGTCGCCCAGCAGGATCGCCGCGGCGTCGCCGAAGCCGTCCGCGTCGCCGCCCCAGCCGGCCGTCCGGTGCCGGGCGGCGAACCGCCGGTGCACGGCCGGCTCGCCGCGCCGGGTGTCGGAGCGGTCCATGAGGTCGTCGTGGATCAACGCGCTGGCCTGCACGAACTCCAATGAGGCCAGGGCGGTGACCACCTGGTCGGTGTCCACCCCGCCGGCTCCCCGGAACCCCCAGTAGGCGAACGCCGGCCGCAGCCGCTTGCCCCCGCCGAGGACGAACGCCTCGATCGTCTCGGCGAGCGGAGCCAGGGCGTCGTCGACCCCGGCCATCCAGGCGCGCTGGCTGGCGAGGAACTCGGTCAGGGCCTTGTCGATCCGTTGACGCAGCCCGGCGCGGTCGACGGGGGAGACAGGAGCAGCGTGGGTCACGCCCCGACGCTATCCGGTCGGCGTGCAGCCCGTCGCGCCACCGGGGGGCCGACGCGCCGTACGTCCCGCCGGAGCCCGCCCGCCGGCCGGCCCGGGTGGCGGCCCCGGACGCGGCAGGTACGGGGCGGCCGACGCGGCGAGCGCCCGGTACCGCCGTACGGCCGGCTCGTCGCCGTGCCCGGCCAGCCGCCGGCGCACGTCGGCCAGCTGGCCCAGTGCGCGGGGCGACCCGGCGCGGACCGCGTCGAGCAGCGCCTCGCCGGCCACCGCGCAGGCCTGCTCCACCTCGCCGAGTTGCAGGTAGCCACGGGCCAGCCAGGCACCGTAGATCGCCGATGTGCGCGGGCCGCGCCGCCGGACGGCGTGCAGCGGCGCCTCGGCCGCGCGCGGGCGGCCCAGCGCGACCAGCGTGCGCCCGGCCATCGCGGCCAACTCCGTGCCGTCGAGCCAGTAGAGCCACGGCGGCTCCCGGCCCGGCTCCGGCGCGTCGGTCGTCCGGCGGGCCGCGTCGAGCGCCTGCCGGGCCGCTCCCGCCCGGCCGCCGAGCGCCGTGGCCAGGGCCACCCGGTGCAGCAGCAGGGCCCGCAGCCCGGGGCCGGCCGACCGGCGCGCCCCGGCGTACGCGGTGCGGGCCAGCACCAGCGCGCCCTCCGGGTCGCCGACGCCGCTGAGCAGGTGGCTGGCCGAGCCGAGCACGTGCCCGGCGAGGGCCGGGTCGCCGGCCGTCGCGGCGGCGCGCAACGCCAGCCGGTAGGCGTGCAACGCGCCGGCGGCGTCCCCGGCGTCGGCGGCGAGCCAGCCGGCGAGCTGGGCGGAATCGGCCAGTTCGAGCAGCAGCCGAGGGCGCGCGGCGGTGCCGCACCCGACCAGCGCCCGCACCGCGCGCCCCAGCCGGTGGGCACCGAGCCCGGCCAGGTCGGCGCCGCCGACGAGGTCGTCGAGCCGACGCAGCTCCGCCAGCCGCACCGGCCCCGCCCGCCCGCCGGCCGCCACCGCCCCGCAATCCGGCAGCCCCGGCCCGGCCGGGCGGCCGGCGTCGTCGCCCGCGCCGGCCGACCGCGCGGGCGGGCCGGGCAGCAGCGCGGCGCCCGGGTCGGCCAGCCAGCGCTGGGCCAGGGCCAGCAGTGCCGCCCGGGGCCGGGACCCGCCGAAGGCCGGTGGCGGAGCGAGGCGGCGGGTGCGGGCCGCGGCGGCGGTCAGCAGGTCGACCGGCACCGCGAGGACGACGGCGAGCCAGCCGAGCCAGAACTCCCCGGGGACGCGCTGCTGCCGCTCCCACCGGGAGACCTCGTGCCGGCTGAGGGTCGGCACACCGGAGGCGGCGCAGAGCTCGGCCGCGACCCGCAGCTGGCTCCAGCCCCGGGCCAGCCGGAGCTGGGCGATCAGGGGCCCGAGCAACTGCGGGTTGGGCGGCGGGGGCGGCGTCATAGGTCCTCCGTGCGGGTGTCGGCGCGGCGGCGGCGCGGGCCCCGGAACGGGACCGGTGCGCCACCGGTGGATGCTGACCCCCGCGCGTGCCCCCGGGGGCCCGGCTCCGGCCGGTCCCACCCCGCGCAGTCACATGACTACTCCGTGGGTACGACGCTTTCGGCCCCGGCGCCCGGTCGATCCCGGTCCGGTGTCCACCAGTGTGGGAAGGTGTCGGTACGCGGGGCCCGGCCCGCTAGAGTCGTGGCGTGGCGCTCGGTCTTCCATCGGTCCTCCCCAATCCGCAGCCGGCGATCGGGGAGCTGATCCG encodes:
- a CDS encoding Rv2175c family DNA-binding protein: MTDSVPADRAVPGPESAAGPTDAADWLTLPDVAERLDVSISKVHQMIRDRELIAVRRDGVRRMPADLVANKTVLKHLPGVLNLLADAGYDDEAALRWLYEPDDTLPGTTPAKALAGDQAREVKRRAQALGF
- a CDS encoding polyprenyl synthetase family protein is translated as MTHAAPVSPVDRAGLRQRIDKALTEFLASQRAWMAGVDDALAPLAETIEAFVLGGGKRLRPAFAYWGFRGAGGVDTDQVVTALASLEFVQASALIHDDLMDRSDTRRGEPAVHRRFAARHRTAGWGGDADGFGDAAAILLGDLALVWSDELLHSAGLDPRTVARARPVFDAMRTEVTVGQYLDVLTQVTGDTSVERAGKVARYKSAKYTVERPLLVGAALADAPAEVRAAYSAYGLPLGEAFQLRDDVLGVFGDPAQTGKPAGDDLREGKRTYLVAAALETIDGAGRDVLLGGLGDPGLDAAGIARLRELIDGSGALARTEQRIGVLTDTALAALAAVDLDTEARQALVDLAIAATRRAD
- a CDS encoding helix-turn-helix domain-containing protein encodes the protein MTPPPPPNPQLLGPLIAQLRLARGWSQLRVAAELCAASGVPTLSRHEVSRWERQQRVPGEFWLGWLAVVLAVPVDLLTAAAARTRRLAPPPAFGGSRPRAALLALAQRWLADPGAALLPGPPARSAGAGDDAGRPAGPGLPDCGAVAAGGRAGPVRLAELRRLDDLVGGADLAGLGAHRLGRAVRALVGCGTAARPRLLLELADSAQLAGWLAADAGDAAGALHAYRLALRAAATAGDPALAGHVLGSASHLLSGVGDPEGALVLARTAYAGARRSAGPGLRALLLHRVALATALGGRAGAARQALDAARRTTDAPEPGREPPWLYWLDGTELAAMAGRTLVALGRPRAAEAPLHAVRRRGPRTSAIYGAWLARGYLQLGEVEQACAVAGEALLDAVRAGSPRALGQLADVRRRLAGHGDEPAVRRYRALAASAAPYLPRPGPPPGPAGGRAPAGRTARRPPGGATGCTPTG